From Actinoplanes oblitus, a single genomic window includes:
- a CDS encoding sensor histidine kinase — MLRRPVPFAWQVMALQVGLLVVVFGMGCALIGWLFDRELTDQYGSRALAVAHTLAADPAIPAAAAIGDPGGVLPARAEAAQKASGALFVVITDRNGIRLAHPIRQRLHEPVSTDPSAVLAGRDTISVERGTLGLSARGKTPLRAADGSIVGEVSVGFRASDISEYMWQQLGVAGIVAGCALLLGVAGSALLSRRLKRLTLGLEPADLAELVREREAVLRGISEGVLAVDATGRVTVCNREAVRLLGTAPEPGTPVTAAGLPPGLVAVFERRAADNEITVAGDRVLVVNYREVRRDGRDLGGVLTLRDRTDLENVTRELDSVRTLSNALRASRHEFANRLHVLSGLLQNDHRDEALEYLHAVAGGAIAAAGPVGAVDDPYLQAFVAAKTAEAAERDVRLALSDTSWVGTRVTAPVEVTTVLGILVDNALEAARRGGRRPAWVDLALLSDDDALHISVVDSGDGVAADLGETVFTAGVTTCGEQGRGLGLALARQAARQLGGDVGLSAPAGDGHGAVFEARLPHALVAVTP; from the coding sequence ATGCTGCGCCGCCCCGTTCCGTTCGCCTGGCAGGTCATGGCCCTGCAGGTCGGCTTGCTCGTGGTCGTCTTCGGGATGGGCTGCGCGCTGATCGGCTGGCTCTTCGACCGTGAGCTGACCGACCAGTACGGCAGCCGCGCGCTGGCCGTCGCGCACACCCTGGCCGCCGACCCGGCGATCCCGGCGGCCGCCGCGATCGGTGACCCGGGCGGAGTGCTGCCGGCCCGCGCCGAGGCGGCGCAGAAGGCCAGCGGCGCGCTGTTCGTGGTGATCACCGACCGGAACGGGATCCGGCTCGCCCACCCCATTCGGCAGCGTCTGCACGAACCGGTCAGCACCGACCCGTCGGCGGTGCTCGCCGGGCGCGACACGATCAGTGTCGAGCGCGGCACCCTGGGCCTGTCCGCCCGGGGCAAGACACCGCTGCGCGCCGCGGACGGCAGCATCGTCGGCGAGGTCAGCGTCGGCTTCCGGGCCTCGGACATCAGCGAGTACATGTGGCAGCAACTGGGCGTCGCCGGCATCGTCGCCGGATGCGCGCTGCTGCTCGGCGTGGCCGGGTCGGCGCTGCTCAGCCGCCGTCTCAAGCGCCTGACCCTGGGCCTGGAACCGGCCGACCTGGCCGAGCTGGTCCGGGAACGCGAAGCGGTGCTGCGCGGCATCAGCGAAGGTGTGCTGGCAGTCGACGCGACCGGCCGGGTCACCGTGTGCAACCGGGAGGCGGTACGGCTGCTCGGCACCGCACCGGAGCCGGGCACCCCGGTCACCGCGGCCGGCCTGCCACCCGGGCTGGTCGCCGTCTTCGAGCGGCGTGCGGCGGACAACGAGATCACCGTGGCCGGCGACCGCGTACTGGTGGTCAACTACCGCGAGGTCCGCCGGGACGGCCGTGACCTGGGCGGCGTGCTGACCCTGCGGGACCGTACCGACCTGGAGAACGTGACCCGCGAGCTGGACTCGGTGCGCACCCTCAGCAACGCGCTGCGCGCCTCGCGACATGAGTTCGCCAACCGGCTGCACGTGCTCTCCGGCCTGCTGCAGAACGACCACCGCGACGAGGCCCTGGAATATCTGCACGCCGTCGCGGGCGGGGCGATCGCCGCAGCCGGTCCGGTCGGCGCCGTCGACGACCCGTACCTGCAGGCGTTCGTCGCCGCCAAGACCGCCGAGGCGGCCGAGCGCGACGTACGCCTGGCGCTGTCCGACACCAGCTGGGTCGGCACCCGGGTGACCGCGCCGGTGGAGGTGACCACGGTGCTCGGCATCCTGGTCGACAACGCCCTGGAGGCGGCCCGCCGCGGTGGCCGCCGACCGGCCTGGGTCGATCTGGCGCTGCTCTCCGACGACGACGCCCTGCACATCTCGGTGGTCGACTCCGGCGACGGGGTCGCCGCGGACCTCGGCGAGACCGTCTTCACGGCCGGCGTCACCACCTGCGGCGAACAGGGCAGGGGACTCGGGCTGGCGCTGGCCCGGCAGGCCGCCCGGCAGCTCGGCGGCGACGTCGGGTTGAGCGCCCCGGCCGGCGACGGGCACGGCGCGGTGTTCGAGGCGCGACTCCCGCACGCCCTGGTGGCGGTCACCCCGTGA
- a CDS encoding ABC transporter ATP-binding protein has product MTVIALRNATKRFPGTGGQPHTAVRDLTLTVAAGEFVAVVGPTGCGKSTTLSLVSGLEPPSSGEVEVDGTPVRGIPDGIGYMFQADAVLPWRSVLDNVAAGPRYRGLAKAEARAKAMVWVERVGLARFAAYYPHQLSGGMRKRVALAQTLVNEPRILLMDEPFSALDVQTRQLMQDELLRLWQGTGAAVIFVTHDLEEAIALADRVVVMTSSPATIKAVFDVPLDRPRDVEEIRMTPEFTATYREIWESLRDEVARARTEAGHAG; this is encoded by the coding sequence TTGACGGTAATCGCGTTGCGGAACGCGACCAAGCGTTTCCCCGGCACCGGTGGCCAACCGCACACCGCCGTCCGGGACCTCACTCTGACCGTGGCGGCGGGCGAGTTCGTCGCCGTGGTCGGCCCGACCGGCTGCGGCAAGTCGACGACGTTGTCGCTGGTCTCCGGCCTCGAACCGCCGTCCAGCGGCGAGGTCGAGGTGGACGGGACGCCGGTGCGCGGCATCCCGGACGGGATCGGCTACATGTTCCAGGCCGACGCGGTGCTGCCCTGGCGCTCGGTGCTCGACAACGTCGCCGCCGGTCCGCGCTACCGGGGGCTGGCGAAGGCCGAGGCCCGGGCGAAGGCGATGGTCTGGGTCGAGCGGGTCGGGCTGGCCAGGTTCGCCGCCTACTACCCGCACCAGCTCTCCGGCGGCATGCGCAAGCGGGTCGCGCTGGCCCAGACACTGGTCAACGAGCCGCGGATCCTGCTGATGGACGAGCCGTTCAGCGCGCTCGACGTCCAGACCCGCCAGCTGATGCAGGACGAGTTGCTGCGGCTGTGGCAGGGCACCGGCGCGGCGGTCATCTTCGTCACCCACGACCTGGAGGAGGCGATCGCGCTCGCCGACCGGGTGGTGGTGATGACCTCCAGCCCGGCCACCATCAAGGCGGTCTTCGACGTGCCGCTGGACCGTCCCCGCGACGTCGAGGAGATCCGGATGACGCCCGAGTTCACCGCCACCTACCGCGAGATCTGGGAGAGCTTGCGCGACGAGGTCGCCCGCGCCCGGACGGAGGCCGGCCATGCAGGCTGA
- a CDS encoding amylo-alpha-1,6-glucosidase, whose amino-acid sequence MYAIQDIPFSYRGSWFDISPVIAEKTYADDLHLVSHQTGMHPVLRFLPQHADARADTRITATPARLTWTSDDGRIDAAYQRADTIRLRGAGLGLRVQVAAGALTPFTGSYLFQDPVAGGYVLTSYETGRRYRITVLTGAITEAAGLEALGAGDRHLTLPAGQPWEIAIEEYRTGRPPFAATGGFDDVVAATAREFTGFADAVAPWRDAETPAAELAAYVMWSATVDPAGFLGRPGVLMSKHWMDKVWSWDHCFNALALAAGVPDLAWDQFHLPFDHQDPTGALPDSITHSEVLHNFVKPPIHGWALRRLRERLHLDPGQLSQAYQRLAAWTRFWLDHRRAPGRRLAHYQHGNDSGWDNATTFDGDRVIETGDLNAFLVLQLRELAALARDLDRPADAATWEATATSIRTALLDELWQDCAFVSRSTRTGDLRASSSLLDLMPIVLGDDLPEHLSAALAVRIESHLTAHGLATEPIASPGYLADGYWRGPIWAPATVLIEDGLRRAGHAGLADTVSERFRALCEKSGFAENFDAETGAGLRDRAYTWTASGYLILAAAHQQRRRDARR is encoded by the coding sequence GTGTACGCCATCCAGGACATCCCCTTCTCCTACCGCGGATCGTGGTTCGACATCTCCCCGGTCATCGCCGAGAAGACCTACGCCGACGACCTGCACCTGGTCTCCCACCAGACCGGCATGCACCCCGTCCTGCGGTTCCTGCCCCAGCACGCGGACGCCCGGGCCGACACCCGGATCACCGCGACACCCGCCCGGCTCACCTGGACGAGCGACGACGGGCGCATCGACGCGGCCTACCAGAGGGCCGACACGATCCGCCTGCGCGGCGCCGGGCTGGGTCTGCGCGTCCAGGTGGCCGCCGGTGCCCTGACCCCGTTCACCGGCAGCTACCTGTTCCAGGATCCGGTGGCCGGCGGCTATGTGCTGACCTCCTACGAGACCGGCCGCCGCTACCGGATCACCGTCCTGACCGGCGCGATCACCGAGGCGGCCGGGCTGGAAGCCCTCGGTGCCGGGGACCGCCACCTCACCCTGCCCGCCGGGCAGCCCTGGGAGATCGCGATCGAGGAGTACCGGACCGGCCGGCCGCCGTTCGCCGCCACCGGCGGTTTCGACGACGTCGTCGCCGCGACCGCCCGAGAGTTCACCGGTTTCGCGGACGCCGTCGCGCCGTGGCGTGACGCCGAGACCCCGGCCGCCGAACTCGCCGCCTACGTGATGTGGTCGGCCACCGTCGACCCGGCCGGCTTCCTGGGCCGGCCGGGCGTCCTGATGTCCAAGCACTGGATGGACAAGGTCTGGAGCTGGGACCACTGCTTCAACGCCCTCGCTCTCGCCGCGGGCGTGCCCGACCTGGCCTGGGACCAGTTCCACCTGCCCTTCGACCACCAGGACCCGACCGGCGCGCTGCCCGACTCGATCACCCACTCCGAAGTGCTCCACAACTTCGTCAAGCCACCCATCCACGGCTGGGCGCTGCGCCGGCTCCGGGAACGGCTGCACCTCGACCCCGGCCAGTTGAGCCAGGCGTACCAGCGGCTCGCCGCCTGGACCCGGTTCTGGCTCGACCACCGGCGCGCGCCCGGCCGCCGGCTGGCGCACTACCAGCACGGCAACGACAGCGGCTGGGACAACGCGACGACCTTCGACGGGGACCGGGTCATCGAGACCGGGGACCTCAACGCGTTCCTCGTCCTCCAGCTGCGCGAACTGGCCGCGCTGGCCCGCGACCTGGACCGCCCCGCCGACGCCGCGACCTGGGAGGCGACCGCCACCTCGATACGCACGGCGCTGCTCGACGAGTTGTGGCAAGACTGCGCGTTCGTCTCCCGGTCCACCCGCACCGGAGACCTGCGCGCCAGTTCCAGCCTGCTCGACCTGATGCCGATCGTCCTCGGTGACGACCTGCCCGAGCACCTCAGCGCCGCACTGGCCGTGCGTATCGAGTCGCACCTCACCGCCCACGGCCTGGCCACCGAGCCGATCGCGTCACCGGGCTACCTCGCGGACGGTTACTGGCGCGGCCCGATCTGGGCTCCGGCCACCGTCCTCATCGAGGACGGCCTGCGCCGGGCCGGCCATGCCGGGCTCGCCGACACGGTCAGCGAGCGCTTCCGGGCGCTGTGCGAGAAGTCCGGCTTCGCCGAGAACTTCGACGCCGAGACCGGCGCCGGGCTGCGGGACCGGGCCTACACCTGGACCGCCAGCGGTTACCTCATCCTGGCCGCCGCCCACCAGCAACGGCGGCGGGACGCGCGCCGGTAA
- a CDS encoding ABC transporter permease → MQAEMTVAPDITAERVRKPANRRTKMWVVRCALVVVWLGSWELAATHWIDPFFYSKPSAIADRLADWFTVGTAFGSVWTQLSVTLEESVLGFLIGAVAGVVLGILLGRARFAAEVAAPFIKAANAVPRIVLASLFIIWFGFGLTSKVATAVVLVFFAVFFNAFQGAREVDRNLVDNARILGASRMRVLTSIVVPSATSWIFASLHAAFGFALIGAVVGEYAGADKGLGLLIANAQGTFDAAGIYAGMIVITVVALLAEWLLTLLENRLLRWRPPVRSLGEQRA, encoded by the coding sequence ATGCAGGCTGAGATGACCGTCGCGCCCGACATCACCGCCGAGCGGGTCCGGAAGCCGGCGAATCGGCGTACCAAAATGTGGGTTGTCCGGTGTGCTCTGGTGGTGGTCTGGCTCGGCAGCTGGGAGCTGGCCGCGACCCACTGGATCGACCCGTTCTTCTATTCCAAGCCGTCGGCGATCGCGGACCGGCTGGCCGACTGGTTCACCGTCGGTACCGCGTTCGGATCGGTCTGGACGCAGCTGTCGGTCACCCTCGAGGAGTCGGTGCTCGGCTTCCTGATCGGCGCGGTGGCCGGCGTGGTGCTGGGCATCCTGCTCGGCCGGGCCCGGTTCGCCGCCGAGGTGGCCGCGCCGTTCATCAAGGCGGCCAACGCGGTGCCCCGGATCGTGCTCGCGTCGCTGTTCATCATCTGGTTCGGTTTCGGCCTGACCTCCAAGGTCGCCACCGCCGTCGTACTGGTCTTCTTCGCGGTGTTCTTCAACGCCTTCCAGGGCGCCCGCGAGGTGGACCGCAACCTGGTCGACAACGCCCGGATCCTGGGCGCCTCGCGGATGCGGGTGCTCACCTCGATCGTCGTTCCCAGCGCCACCAGCTGGATCTTCGCCTCGCTGCACGCCGCCTTCGGCTTCGCGCTGATCGGCGCGGTCGTCGGCGAGTACGCCGGCGCCGACAAGGGCCTGGGCCTGCTCATCGCGAACGCCCAGGGCACCTTCGACGCGGCCGGCATCTACGCCGGAATGATCGTCATCACCGTCGTCGCGCTGCTCGCCGAGTGGCTGCTCACGCTGCTGGAGAACCGGCTTCTCCGCTGGCGTCCCCCGGTCCGATCCCTGGGAGAACAACGTGCGTAA
- a CDS encoding ABC transporter substrate-binding protein translates to MRKFLAVTAVAALALTGCRGTSPDDAASGASAGPIKIMVGGIDKVIYMPAKLTEQLGGFAAEGLDVRLLTEPSGANAENVLIAGDVQGVVGFYDHTIDLQTKGKCITGVVQFADVPGEVEIVAAGQAATLTGPADFKGHKLGVTSPGSSTDFLTQYLATKGGLTSADYTTVKAGAGQTFIAAIDNGGIDAGMTTDPTAAKLLTTGKGKILLDMRTEQGTRAALGGLYPASSLYMDCAWVDGHRAQVQKLANALVKTLRWIKGHSAEEIAAKMPAEYAAGDPKLYAKAVHDSAGMFNGDGLMKEEGARNVLEVLSQFSPNVKGKKDQVDLSKTYTTEFTSKVAG, encoded by the coding sequence GTGCGTAAGTTCCTCGCTGTCACCGCCGTCGCCGCGCTCGCCCTCACCGGCTGCCGTGGCACCAGCCCCGACGACGCCGCGTCCGGTGCCTCGGCCGGACCGATCAAGATCATGGTCGGCGGGATCGACAAGGTGATCTACATGCCGGCCAAGCTGACCGAGCAACTCGGTGGATTCGCCGCCGAAGGCCTGGACGTGCGGCTGCTCACCGAGCCGTCCGGCGCGAACGCGGAGAACGTGCTGATCGCCGGCGACGTGCAGGGTGTGGTCGGGTTCTACGACCACACCATCGACCTGCAGACCAAGGGCAAGTGCATCACCGGGGTGGTGCAGTTCGCCGATGTGCCCGGCGAGGTGGAGATCGTCGCCGCCGGCCAGGCCGCCACGCTGACCGGTCCGGCGGACTTCAAGGGACACAAGCTGGGTGTCACCAGTCCCGGCTCGTCGACCGACTTCCTGACCCAGTACCTGGCCACCAAGGGCGGCCTGACCAGCGCGGACTACACGACTGTCAAGGCCGGCGCCGGGCAGACGTTCATCGCCGCCATCGACAACGGCGGGATCGACGCCGGGATGACCACCGACCCGACAGCCGCCAAACTGCTCACCACCGGCAAGGGCAAGATCCTGCTGGACATGCGTACCGAGCAGGGCACCCGGGCCGCGCTCGGCGGGCTCTACCCGGCCAGCTCGCTCTACATGGACTGCGCCTGGGTGGACGGCCACCGGGCGCAGGTGCAGAAGCTGGCGAACGCGCTGGTCAAGACGCTGCGCTGGATCAAGGGGCACAGTGCCGAGGAGATCGCCGCCAAGATGCCGGCGGAGTACGCGGCCGGTGACCCGAAGCTGTACGCCAAGGCCGTGCACGACAGCGCCGGCATGTTCAACGGCGATGGGCTGATGAAGGAGGAGGGCGCCAGGAACGTCCTCGAGGTGCTCAGCCAGTTCTCCCCGAACGTCAAGGGCAAGAAGGACCAGGTCGACCTGAGCAAGACGTACACCACCGAGTTCACCTCGAAGGTGGCCGGCTGA
- a CDS encoding LacI family DNA-binding transcriptional regulator — MNIGEIARRAGVSRSTVSYALSGKRPVTEETKRRIQAVIDELDYRPNAAARALKEGRTRTLGLVIPPAGARLTDMQLGFVASVVEAAARADLDVLLSPSGGDHDRSFERIVSGRRVDGAILMEIRLEDERVARLQQTGLPFVTIGHTSNPHGTCWVDVDYGTLIARCVHHLADLGHRWIALINRSAELVAAGYGPAHRALAGFTEAAVQRDLRGITLTCGDDPIAGETCIEQLRQDHPEITAVVTLNEAALPGIQRGLERAGVRIPQDFSIAGVAARHWAEDFRPQLTAADVPTLEMGASAVDLLLERIAAPGAPARHLLLTPPISLRASTGPAPTR, encoded by the coding sequence ATGAACATCGGCGAGATCGCCCGCCGGGCTGGGGTGTCCCGCAGCACCGTCTCGTACGCCCTCAGCGGCAAACGGCCGGTGACCGAGGAGACCAAGCGGCGCATCCAGGCGGTGATCGACGAGCTGGACTACCGGCCCAACGCCGCCGCCCGGGCGCTCAAGGAGGGCCGTACCCGCACGCTCGGGCTGGTCATCCCGCCGGCCGGCGCCCGGCTGACCGACATGCAGCTCGGCTTCGTCGCCAGCGTCGTGGAGGCGGCCGCCCGCGCCGACCTCGACGTGCTGCTCTCCCCCTCCGGCGGCGACCACGACCGCTCGTTCGAACGCATCGTCAGCGGCCGCCGCGTCGACGGAGCGATCCTCATGGAGATCCGGCTCGAGGACGAACGTGTCGCCCGGCTCCAGCAGACCGGACTGCCGTTCGTCACCATCGGGCACACCTCGAACCCGCACGGCACCTGCTGGGTGGACGTCGACTACGGCACCCTGATCGCCCGGTGCGTGCACCACCTGGCCGACCTCGGGCACCGCTGGATCGCGCTGATCAACCGCTCCGCCGAGCTGGTCGCCGCCGGTTACGGACCGGCGCACCGGGCCCTGGCCGGCTTCACCGAGGCCGCCGTCCAGCGCGATCTGCGCGGCATCACGCTGACCTGCGGTGATGACCCCATTGCCGGGGAGACGTGCATCGAACAACTCCGGCAGGACCATCCCGAGATCACCGCAGTGGTCACCCTCAACGAGGCAGCGCTGCCCGGCATCCAGCGCGGACTGGAACGCGCCGGCGTCCGCATCCCGCAGGACTTCTCCATCGCCGGTGTCGCCGCCCGCCACTGGGCCGAGGACTTCCGGCCCCAGCTGACCGCCGCCGACGTGCCCACCCTGGAGATGGGCGCCAGCGCCGTCGACCTGCTGCTGGAACGCATCGCGGCACCCGGCGCGCCGGCCCGGCACCTGCTGCTCACGCCGCCGATCTCGCTGCGCGCCAGCACCGGACCGGCACCCACGCGCTAG
- a CDS encoding response regulator, with protein sequence MIRVLVVEDDFRVAQVHVGFTARADGFAVAGTARTAAEAREFLAAQPVDLVLLDSYLPDEPGLDLLAELSVDTIMLTAASDTASVRLALARGALNYLVKPFTAEQLGDRLAAYRRYRGALAGNRDLGQEEIDRVWRLLHEGDRPSVPKGQSAVTVHLVSQALRQASQPRTAAEIADELGISRATAQRYLAALARDGVAEMRLRYGSTGRPEHRYRWLAAR encoded by the coding sequence GTGATCCGGGTACTGGTGGTCGAGGACGACTTCCGGGTCGCCCAGGTGCACGTCGGCTTCACCGCCCGCGCGGACGGCTTCGCCGTGGCCGGCACCGCGCGGACCGCCGCCGAGGCCCGAGAGTTCCTGGCCGCCCAGCCGGTGGACCTGGTGCTGCTGGACAGCTACCTGCCGGACGAGCCGGGCCTGGACCTGCTGGCCGAGCTGAGCGTCGACACGATCATGCTGACGGCCGCGTCGGACACCGCGTCGGTGCGGCTGGCACTGGCGCGCGGGGCGCTGAACTACCTGGTCAAGCCGTTCACCGCGGAACAGCTGGGCGACCGGCTGGCGGCGTACCGAAGGTATCGTGGCGCGCTGGCCGGTAACCGCGACCTGGGCCAGGAGGAGATCGACCGGGTGTGGCGGCTGCTGCACGAGGGCGACCGGCCCAGTGTGCCGAAAGGCCAGTCCGCGGTCACCGTGCACCTGGTCAGCCAGGCCCTGCGGCAGGCGAGCCAGCCACGCACGGCCGCCGAGATCGCCGATGAACTGGGCATCTCCCGGGCCACCGCGCAGCGCTACCTGGCCGCTCTGGCTCGCGACGGCGTGGCCGAGATGCGCCTGCGCTACGGCAGCACCGGCCGCCCGGAACACCGCTACCGCTGGCTGGCCGCTCGCTGA
- a CDS encoding RICIN domain-containing protein has protein sequence MPPLRQLGAAIGATALLLVGSAAPAHAADESISVDFSIAGGTPAHRAAGWIYGMTENAAGPADHFLTDLKFQAMRAGGAQLDNPGGWTGGTYDRRWASTLAQARRTSALGGTFVMLVHDLWGADGLSSPQWPGDNGDWSTFDAFYTRLIADVRASGLPVQWDIWNEPDGAGFWGASQAQYLQMWQRAYGRIRAAFPNALIVGPSTAASPSTGNTWWANYLTFVKANNVAPDIWSFHNLPGDPVATSNTLAGMLDSRGLAHPRPFQINEYAAPGEQNPGDGSWYLTRFERAGVQGLRANWASGQNLHNDLANLLVRNAAGQSLPKGEWWVYRFYGGQTGLIASTTPSPAYDAFATKDTGTAKILIGGGGTTGNIAVRLNRIDATTGIVADNRIRVRVQRVPFNGGGAVAGPVTVADSIVTLSGNATTVNLPHSNADDTFTITLLPPSDAGFPTVAVAQHSQQCLDNTGLSTADGDRQQQYYCEGGDQQLWNFRPVSGVAGTYTVVNQQSGKCLDVSGASSADGAAVQQWPCLSGAANQQFTLRKVTYSGSDSHDYQLVARHSGKCVDVSGISTAAHAPVHQWTCNPVSQGSPLNQTWRLLGR, from the coding sequence ATGCCCCCACTCCGCCAGTTGGGCGCCGCGATCGGCGCCACCGCCCTGCTGCTGGTCGGCTCCGCCGCACCGGCACACGCCGCCGACGAGAGCATCAGCGTCGACTTCTCGATCGCCGGCGGCACACCCGCCCACCGCGCCGCCGGCTGGATCTACGGCATGACCGAGAACGCCGCCGGTCCCGCCGACCACTTCCTCACCGACCTCAAGTTCCAGGCCATGCGCGCCGGCGGCGCCCAGCTGGACAATCCCGGCGGCTGGACCGGCGGCACGTACGACCGCCGCTGGGCCTCCACCCTCGCCCAGGCCCGCCGGACCAGCGCTCTCGGCGGCACCTTCGTCATGCTGGTGCACGACCTCTGGGGCGCCGACGGGCTGAGCTCACCGCAGTGGCCCGGCGACAACGGCGACTGGAGCACCTTCGACGCCTTCTACACCCGTCTCATCGCCGATGTCCGCGCCAGCGGCCTCCCTGTGCAGTGGGACATCTGGAACGAGCCGGACGGCGCCGGGTTCTGGGGCGCCTCCCAGGCCCAGTACCTGCAGATGTGGCAGCGGGCCTACGGCCGGATCCGCGCGGCCTTCCCGAACGCGCTGATCGTCGGACCCAGCACCGCCGCCAGCCCCAGCACCGGCAACACCTGGTGGGCGAACTACCTCACCTTCGTCAAGGCCAACAACGTCGCCCCGGACATCTGGAGCTTCCACAACCTGCCCGGCGATCCGGTGGCCACCTCGAACACCCTGGCCGGCATGCTCGACTCCCGCGGCCTGGCCCACCCGCGGCCGTTCCAGATCAACGAGTACGCCGCGCCCGGCGAGCAGAATCCGGGCGACGGCTCCTGGTACCTCACCCGGTTCGAGCGGGCCGGAGTCCAGGGCCTGCGGGCGAACTGGGCGTCGGGCCAGAACCTGCACAACGATCTCGCCAACCTGCTCGTGCGCAACGCGGCCGGGCAGTCGCTGCCCAAGGGCGAATGGTGGGTCTACCGCTTCTACGGCGGCCAGACCGGGCTGATCGCGTCCACCACCCCGAGCCCGGCCTACGACGCGTTCGCCACCAAGGACACCGGAACCGCCAAGATCCTCATCGGCGGGGGCGGCACCACCGGGAACATCGCCGTCCGGCTCAACCGGATCGACGCGACCACCGGCATCGTCGCCGACAACCGGATTCGCGTACGCGTGCAGCGCGTCCCGTTCAACGGCGGCGGCGCGGTGGCCGGCCCGGTCACCGTCGCCGACTCGATCGTCACGCTCTCCGGCAACGCCACCACGGTGAACCTCCCGCACAGCAACGCCGACGACACGTTCACCATCACCCTGCTGCCGCCCTCCGACGCCGGCTTCCCGACCGTCGCCGTGGCTCAGCACAGCCAGCAGTGCCTGGACAACACCGGCCTGTCCACCGCCGACGGCGACCGGCAGCAGCAGTACTACTGCGAGGGCGGTGACCAGCAGCTCTGGAACTTCCGGCCGGTCAGCGGCGTCGCCGGCACGTACACCGTGGTCAACCAGCAGAGCGGCAAGTGCCTCGACGTCAGCGGCGCCTCGTCCGCCGACGGCGCCGCCGTGCAGCAGTGGCCCTGCCTGAGCGGGGCGGCCAACCAGCAGTTCACGCTGCGCAAGGTCACCTACTCCGGCAGCGACTCGCACGACTACCAGCTGGTCGCCCGGCACAGCGGCAAGTGCGTGGACGTCAGCGGGATCTCCACGGCCGCGCACGCGCCGGTGCACCAGTGGACCTGCAACCCGGTCAGCCAGGGCAGCCCGCTGAACCAGACCTGGCGGCTGCTGGGCCGCTGA